ATCCATCTCTTGGTGAGTGTTCAGTTGCGCTGTTTTTCGCCAAAATCAGCGCTGTCTCGAAAAGATTTTTATAAGCTGAGTTTTTAACTCCACTTTATACTTGACACTCATACTCAAGTTTTTCTATGAAGGCAATGCCTGATCGGAAAGGAACTGGAAATCGCGTCCTCTGGTTCTTCGAAGACAGGTCCCCTGTCTCGACAGGGTGCCAAATGCCGGCAAGCCAACCGCCCTCTCCTCTCCCTCAGCGGTCAGCCAGCTAGGCTTTGTTCAGATGGGAAACCGACAGAACAAACAAATAAAGCCGCCCTTTGGGCGGCTTTATTTGTTTGAAGCGGTTCGAAAACGATCAGGCGTTCGCAGCGACCGGACGTTCAGTAGATTCGATGTTCAGAAGCGTCCGCATGCCAAACCGGTCTTCGGAGAGATCCGCGATGGACTTTGCATCAAGCACTTCCATGAAGGCCTCGAGCGCCTCATGCAGCAGGCCATTGAAGCCGCAAGACATGATCAGCGGGCAGTCTTTGCGGCCCGAGTCGAAGCACTCAGCAAGGAGAAAGCTCTCTTCTGCCGCGCGAACGACCTCACCAACGGAGATGGCTTCCGCAGGCCGGGCCAGCATGACGCCACCGTTCCGGCCACGAATGGTCCGGATCAAATTGGCATCGACCAGCACTTTCATGATTTTGAACAAGTGCGTCTCGGACATCTCAAAGCTGGCTGCAATATCTGCAACCCGGCTCGGCTTGTCCGGATTCACCGCGCAATACATGAGAGCGCGAACGGCATAGTTTGTCTGTTGTGTCAAACGCATGGGTAAGATATGCGGCTGCGGACCAAAAAGGTCAATCCTAAATTTGGAGTGTAATGGCCAAGTTTTGCGGTTTCTATGGCAACTTCCCCGAAAACACGGTCATCTCAAGTACTCGACTCTGCAGTAGGCGAGCTACTTAAACGTCTTCCGGCAGATTTTCCTTGAGAAAAACATCAATACCAATGCGCTCCTGATCTTCGATGATCGGCAGCCCGTCGCACAGTGCCTTGAGCACCCGGATCGCGCTTCTGATTTCGTGACCGGGATCCTGAGCAATGACAGCATCCATTATTCCGTCTCGGAGCGCCTGGCGGGTGTAAGGCGTGAGTTCATGACCGACAAAAACAATATCGTCCGTACGGCCGTTGTCCCGAATTGCCGCGATCACGCCCCTGTTGCCTGCGCCGATGTTGTAGACCGCAGAAAGGTCCGGATGTTCGGAGAGGAGCTTGCGCACCAAATCTTCGTTTCTCCGATTGTCGTCCCGGCCTTCGCGCACCTTCAAGAGCTGAAGATGCGGATACTCATTGTCAACCACTTCCCGGCAGCCTGTGTATCGGTCAGCGTGGTCCCTAAGGCCAAGAGAGCCGGCAATCAACGCGATCTTCCCAGGCTCCTTCGGCAAAAACCGCCCCATCAACCGGCCCGCAGTCCGGCCAGCAGCAACATTGTTGATGCCGACAAAGTGCTGCCGGGCGGAGGCAGGATGATCTGATACCAGTGTCACGACAGGAACGCCGCGATCCTGTAAACGATCAATCGCCGCGCGCACCTCCGGAAATGCGGGCGCGACCACGGCAACGCCATCACAAACGGATTTGTCTAGAACGGCGAGTGTTCCGGTCACCCTGTGACCATCGAAGGCATCAATCGGCTCAACATGAACCTGCATGCGCGCGCCACTCATGGATTGGGCATGCGCTTTGGCTTCCCGGGTCAGGTCCTCCATGAAGGCATTCGGTCCGTTCGGGATCAGGAAATGCAGCCGGTAGGCGCTTTTCTTGGCGAGGCCCGCGGCAAAGACATCCGGCTGGTAGTTCAGTCTCTCTACAGCCTGACGAACCTTTTCAATTGTTGCCTTGCGCACGCCGGGCCGCGTGTTCAAAACCCGATCGACTGTAGCCAGGCTGACGCCCGCTGCCTCAGCCACATCATGGATCGTCACACGCTTCAAGAGCCCCTCCCTTTCACGCGACTATAGCAAGAAATGAGGCACGGTCATCAAAAAATGGTGCAATGCGAAATATAACGTCGGTGAAGCATCAGGAAATTTAGACGAATTGACCGGCCGCGTGCCCAGACGACCAGGCCCACTGAAAGTTAAAGCCACCGAGATGCCCAGTCACATCAACCACTTCACCAATGAAATAAAGTCCGGGAACCATCACGCTTTCCATGGTTTTGGAAGAGAGTTCCTTTGTGTTCACACCGCCCAGGGTCACCTCGGCGGTCCGGTAGCCTTCCGTGCCAACAGGCGTCAGCTGCCAGCGGTTCAGTTGCTCTGAACATCGGCGCAAAACCTTGTCGGACAAATCCGCCATACGGCCCTTTAACTGGAATGCCTGCGACAGCTCATCGACCAGACGGGATGGCAGTAACTGGGTCAACCCGGTTTTGAGATCCTGTTTCGGTGTCGCTGATCGCGCTGCTCGAAGGGCGTCAAACACATCCGTCCCGGGAAGAAGGTTCACAGAAATCGATGTGCCTTCTTCCCAATAGGATGATATTTGCAAGATGGACGGACCGGACAAACCACGGTGGGTAAACAGCAGCCCTTCGCGGAACGTGGTCTTTTTGAAACTGACCTCCGCATCAACCGAGACGCCTGACAGACGAGCGCATAAATTCTTATTAGCGTCAGAAAATGTCAGCGGCACCAACGCGGCGCGCGGCGCAATGACATCATGTCCAAATTGCCGGGCAAGATCGTACCCAAATCCGGTTGCTCCCATCTTTGGGATGGACGGCCCTCCTGTTGCGATAACAAGAGACTTGGCTCGCACCCGGCCTTTCGACGTTGCAACGGAAAAGCGGTCATCCGGTTTGCTCACGGTCGAGATCGAGGTTTCCAACTGCAAAACACCACCAGCTGCCTCCAACTCGGACAAAAGCATCTGGATGATGTCCTTGGCGGAGTTGTCACAAAAAAGCTGGCCAAGCGTTTTTTCGTGCCAGGAAATCCGATGTTTTTCGACAAGTCCCAAGAAATCCTGCTGGGTGTAGCGTTTCAAAGCCGAAACGCAGAACCTTGGATTTTGGGAGAGAAAATTGGCTGGTGAGCAATGCAAGTTGGTGAAGTTGCAGCGGCCACCCCCGGAAATCCTGATTTTGTCTGCAGGCCGCTTGGCATGGTCCAAGACTAAAACCTGACGGCCCCGCTTGGCCGCCTCAATCGCACACATCAATCCGGCGGCACCGCCACCGAGCACAAGAACATCCAGATCACGCATACCCGCGCTTATACAAGGAATTTCAAGCGCGAACAGGGGTTTTAAGCGCAAACAAATATGGTGTGGTTGTTTGCGTCCCCCGAACCCTCGCCTGTCCTTTGTCATGACTTTTCGCGTAAGGTTCGGAGCTAGAGATCATTTTCAAGAAGCGTCTACTGAATACTAAGGCCATTCCTCCCATGCATCATGATAGTCCCGAATTTCTCAGGGTCAGTAGCCCGCTCGTGCTTGCTTCCCACAACCTCAATAAAACCGCCGCTATGAAGGAGGCCCTGGTAGGGTGCCCGGCTGAACTCCTGTCGGCGAGACAACTTAACCTGCAAAGTCCCGATGAAACCGGTAACACGGTTCTTGAAAATGCTCTGATTAAAGCACGTTCAGTGGCTCAGCAAAGTGGACATGCAGCCATCAGCGATGACAGCGGCTTTTTTATCTCCGCGCTGGACGATCTCCCCGGAGCTGCCGCCGTCGATTGGGCCGGACCGGATGGCGATCACACCCCAGCGCTGAAGCGCATCGGAGATATGTTGTCAGAACGAGACCTCACGACCAGCGCTGCTCGGTATGTGACCGTCATCGCAGCTGCTTTGCCGGACGGAACTGCGATCGCTGAGGAGGGAGCAACCCATGGTCATTTAGTTTGGCCTCCCCGTGGGAAAACAGACGGCTACCTTTCCGTCTTTGCTCTTTCTGCAGCGGCAAAGTCGATTGCAGAATTGATGGTCGGACACGACACCGGCACAACACATGACCTGCCAGCCTACGCTCACCGGCGTCCGACAATTGATCGCTTGGTGCAGCGGATACGTTTTAGCTGATTTTTATAAACTAAACCGGCGGCCCCTTCGGACCGCCGGTTCTCAAAACTCACTTCTCAAAAGAAGAATCTTAGTTCATTTCGGAAACAACTTCGAAACCGTCAGCGCCAACTTCAAAGAGAGCAAAGGTGCCCGGAACGTCGCCTTTTGCATCGAAGTTATGGTCGCCAGCAGCGCCTTTGTAGTCGATCGCGGTACCAGCAGCGATCAGCTCTTTTGCTTTCTGCCACTCACCTGGACGGATCGCTTCGCCTTCACCGTTGGAAACTTCTCTAAGAGCAGCACCAACGCCTTCTTTTTTGCCACCGGTTTTTTCCAATGCCAGTGCCAGCAAGAAAGCTGCGTCGTAGGAGGTGTTTGCAAAAATCGCATCCGGATCACCACCAACGCCTTTGAAGGCTTCGTTGAAGATGTCCAGAGAGTCGGACTTTTCACCAACTGGAGAAGAGGACACAAAGTTTGCGAGGTTCTCTGCACCAAGCTCATTGATAACTGCATCGGACTTCATGCCGTCGCCGCCAACGAACTTTTCAAAGAAACCATTTTCCAGAGCCTGACGCAGGATGGTGAGGCCAGTGCCGTCACCGTAGTCGAAGATGACCAGCGTGTCGGCGCCGCCCTTGGCAAGCTCAGCGAGGTTTGAACGGTAGGACGCTTTGCCTTCTTCGTGCGCTGCGAACTGGGTGATCTCACCGCCGAGCGCATCAACGTACTCGGTCTTGAATGCGTTCGCGAGACCCGTGCCGTAGTCGTTGTTGAGGTAAGCAACCGCAACCTTGCCGTAACCCTTGTCTTTCAGAGTGCGTGCCAGTGCACGGCCCTGATAGTCATCAGACGGAACGGTCCGGAAAACCGAGTCATTGTCTTCCAGGTTGGTGATTTCCGGGGACGTACCGGATGGTGTGACCAAGGCTACGCCCGCAGGAATGGTGACGGAACCGGCAGCTGCCAGAACAGCACCGGAGCAATGCGGACCAACGATACCAGCTACACCTTCGATGTTGACAGCTTTGGTCGCAGCATCCGTGCCGCCTTGCGGGTTACATGCACTGTCGCCAACAACACCGACGAGCTTTTCGCCGTTACCGATGCCACCCTGCTCGTTGACCTGTTGAACAGCCAGTTGCGCAGCGTCGATCATGGCCGGAGCCATCGCTGCGATCGGGCCGGAGACACCGCCGATCAGGCCGATCTTCACATCAGCTTTCGCCGGAACGGTGGCCAATGCTGTCGCCGTCATCAGGCCTGCAGCAAGCGTCAGAAGCTTGGTTTTCATGAAAGTACCTCCTCATTAACCGGTCTTTGCCGGGTCTTTTGAACGTCTTGGGTAGCACAACTCGTTAGGGTTGCGCCACCCTGACGCGGGCCTAGTGGTCCGCGCCGTCTTTTGCACTCCGCTGGTCGCCTCTAAGCGGCTCTGGAAGCAGCCCCTCCGGCCGGAACCGCAGCACCAGCTGCAGCATCAAGCCAATGAGGAACAAGCGGATATATTTTGCCTGGATCGCATATTCATGCGGCAGGCGATCTGTTGCAATCTCAGACACCGACCAAATGATCCAGACCACCGCTGCACCAAGGATGGCGCCGCGGTTGTTGCCGGACCCGCCCAGGATCAACATGATCCAGACTAGGAAGGTCGCGACCATCGGATCAATGGCCTCAGGTGTGATGGACCGGTTGAAGTGGGCAAAAAGAGCCCCGCCCAACCCCATAAGAGCGGCGCCGAAGATGAAGGCTTCGAGGCGGCGGAATTCGACATCCTTGCCCATCGCCTTGGCGGCATCTTCATTGTCCCGGATCGCGCGCATCATCCGGCCCCATGGCGCGTTGAACTGACGCTCGACCAGCACGTATGCGGCAATCAAGACAGCCAGAACGATAATGAGATAAGCGACCTGAGATTCCATATACCCGATGTCACTCATCGGCCGCGGGATACCTGGAATGCCGCGCGCGCCGTTGGTCAATGCCGGTTCAGACTTGATTACCAGACGGATGATTTCAGCAATTCCGATTGAGGCAATCGCGAGATAATCTGAGCGGAAGCGCAGACAGATTTTCCCAATCGGCCAAGCCACGAGTGCCGCGGCGATCATGGCTCCGATCCAGCCTATGACAAAGTGAAGATCGAACCCTCCGATCCGGCCGTCCGCAGCTTCGGTTGTCAGGATTGCCGAGGTGTATGCCCCCACGGCAAAGAAGCCTGCAATCCCGGCATTGAACAGTCCGGCAAAGCCCCACTGGATGTTCAAACCGAGTACCAGAAGGGCGTAGATGGCGATGAAAATCGCCATGAAGAGGGCGTAATTTACAAGACCCAAAAATTCCATCTTGTGCCCTCCCCTTAAAGAACCTTGCCCTTGAGCAACCCGGTTGGGCGCACAAGCAGCATGAACAACAAGATCGCAAAGGCCATCGCAGCCTTATACTCGCTCGGGATAACAAGCACGGACAGCTCTTCGGCAATGCCGACAATGAGCCCCCCAAGAACAGCCCCTTCAACCCGTCCGACACCGCCAAGAATGGCTGCCGCGAACATGGGCAGAAGCATGTGCCAACCCATCATGGACTTCAGCTCAGTGTTCAGTCCGAGGAAGAAGCCAGAGGCCGCGCACAAACCGCCGGCAATCACCCATGTCAGGATAACGACCTTGCGGTTGTCGATCCCTGATAGCAGCGCAAGGTTCGGGTTGTCGGACATGGCCCGCATGGCCTTGCCCCATTTAGACTGGGTCAGGAACATATGGAGGACGCCAACCAGCGCCAACATTGCGATCACCGTGTAGATCTCGCGATCGCGGATCCGCAGACCGAAGTAGTTTTCCGGCCGGACGATGCCGCGCGAATAGGTTTCCGTATCAACACCCCAGACGACCTGAACAACTGCCCGGATCATAAGCGCAATGCCGAGCGATGCCATAACGGTAACGATTTTCGGCCGTTCCCGGAGGTGATCGTAAAACACCTTATCGATGCCAACGGCCACGGCGGCAGTTGCGATAATAGCGACAGGCAATGCTGCGAGCGGTGACACGCCAAGCGTGGTGACCACTGCCAAAGCTATGAAAGCACCAAGTGTTGCCAAATCGCCGTGCGCCAGGTGCGCATAGCGCAGGATCGCGAAGATCAGCGTGATACCGACCGCGCCAAGCGCATAGATCGACCCGAGCACGATGCCCGGAATGACGTAAAAATTCAGAAGTTCAAACAAATCCATACCGCTCAGCCCCCCAGGAACATTTCGGCGACCTCGCGGTCAGCCAGCAAATCGGCCCCTGAGCCTTCATGACGGTTTTTACCAGCTGCCAGCACATAGCCGCGATCGGCAAATGCCAGCGCTTGTTTTGCATGCTGCTCCACGAGCAGAATGGCAACACCCGTGTCCCGGACGTCGCGACAGATCTGGAAGATCTGCTCCATATATTTCGGAGAGAGACCTGCGGTCGGCTCATCCAAAAGAAGAAGCTTTGGATCCAGCATCAATGCCCGGCCCATCGCAACCATCTGGCGTTGCCCGCCGGACAAGCTGCCTGCCATCGTCTTGTGGCGTTCCTTCAGATCAGGAAACAACGCGTAAACACGATCATATGCAGCCGACAGATCGCCTTTTTTCAAAAACCCACCCATTTCCAGATTTTCTTGGATCGACATCTCACGGAAGATGTTGTCCACTTGTGGCACATAGCAGATCCCGCGTTGAACAATGCGGTTGGGCGCCCATCCGGTGATGTCATCACCGTCGAACAGCATTTTACCGCCGCGGATGTTAAGCAAGCCGAACACCGATTTCATCGCCGTGGATTTGCCGGCGCCATTCGGGCCAACGATGACGACGATTTCATCCGCCATCACATGCATCGAGACGTCTTCAAGGATGTTTGCATCACCGTAGCCACCGGTGATGGCATCCATCGAGAGGAGTGCTGTCATGCGGCATCTCCTGTCGTCTCACCAAGATAGGCTTCAAGAACCTCCGGGTTTGACCGCACTGTCTGGAAGTCGCCTTCGATCAGCACTTTGCCCTCCGCCATGCAGACAACGGGTTCGCAGAGCTTCTCAATCATTTCCATGTCGTGTTCGATCAGAATAAACGTGTATCCGCGGTCCTTGTTCAAAAGCTCAATCTTGCTTTCCAGTTTGCGCAGCAAGGTCCGGTTCACACCGGCTGCTGGTTCATCAAGCAAAACCAGTTTCGCGTCGGTCATCATTGTCCGGCCAAGCTCAAGAAGTTTTTTCTGGCCGCCCGACAGATTTCCCGCCGGCTCGTGCGCGATATGAGAAAGCTCGAGGAAATCGAGTGTTTCGTAGGCTCGTTTCTCGACCAAAGCTTCTGTCGACTTCACCTTGCCCCAGGACAACCAGTTCGAAAACAAGCTCTCTCCCGGCTGCGACGGCGGTACCATCATCAGGTTTTCAAGCGCCGTGAGTTTGTGAAACTCGTGCGGGATCTGGAACGTACGTACCAGCCCCTTGTGGAACAGTTCATGACTGGCCAGAGGCGTCACATCTTCGCCCAGAAAGCGGATTGCACCGCTCGTTGGCTGCAGTGCACCTGCAATCAGATTGAACAGCGTTGTCTTGCCTGCACCGTTCGGTCCGATAAGGCCAGTTATGCTGCCTTCCTCCACCCGAAACGAGCAGCCGTTCACCGCCCGAAACCCACTAAAATCCATTACGAGCTGATCTAGCTCCAGCATCAAAGCTCCTCGCCGCCTCCCAAGCGGTCTTTCTTATTTTCCTTTGGCCGCTTCGATTGTCGCGCAAGATCCACGAAAGGATCCCCCGCCATATTTCCTTGGCGCGGCCCCAATCCTTCTAGCTTCATTGGCAGATCAATCAACTCATAAAAACCGCTGTTTGCACCAGAAAAGGCAAGTTTTTCCGGTAATCGAGGCGTTTTGGTACACCTGATCCGAATTCAACACCAAGGCAAAAGATATGACGGCAGGAACAGAACAAACAGGCGTAAACCAGATAACAAAGCCGAGACCCAATCCTTTCATACAAATCCTGGATCAGAAATCGCTGGTCTGTCTTGCCATACAAATACCGTCTACCGCCATCCTTGAGAATACGCGTTTAGCGAGAAGCATCTGCTGCAAAACGAAAAATCCACTGATCGGCTTGGCTTTAGGGAAAGCTTGAACAAGCGCGCCAAATTGCCAGCAATTCAAGGAGTGCACGTACCACGCCAATCATGTACACTGTTTTTGCGATTTAACATCATGAAGTTAGGAGAATTTTCACCACTCTTATCTATTCTTAAATACATCCATTGGGAACAGCTGCAAAGCAAGATGCCTTCTAGTATCCGGTCGCGGACATTGTAAGTCCTGACGATATTAAGAT
This window of the Roseibium alexandrii DFL-11 genome carries:
- the rirA gene encoding iron-responsive transcriptional regulator RirA, encoding MRLTQQTNYAVRALMYCAVNPDKPSRVADIAASFEMSETHLFKIMKVLVDANLIRTIRGRNGGVMLARPAEAISVGEVVRAAEESFLLAECFDSGRKDCPLIMSCGFNGLLHEALEAFMEVLDAKSIADLSEDRFGMRTLLNIESTERPVAANA
- a CDS encoding LacI family DNA-binding transcriptional regulator; translation: MKRVTIHDVAEAAGVSLATVDRVLNTRPGVRKATIEKVRQAVERLNYQPDVFAAGLAKKSAYRLHFLIPNGPNAFMEDLTREAKAHAQSMSGARMQVHVEPIDAFDGHRVTGTLAVLDKSVCDGVAVVAPAFPEVRAAIDRLQDRGVPVVTLVSDHPASARQHFVGINNVAAGRTAGRLMGRFLPKEPGKIALIAGSLGLRDHADRYTGCREVVDNEYPHLQLLKVREGRDDNRRNEDLVRKLLSEHPDLSAVYNIGAGNRGVIAAIRDNGRTDDIVFVGHELTPYTRQALRDGIMDAVIAQDPGHEIRSAIRVLKALCDGLPIIEDQERIGIDVFLKENLPEDV
- a CDS encoding BaiN/RdsA family NAD(P)/FAD-dependent oxidoreductase; translation: MRDLDVLVLGGGAAGLMCAIEAAKRGRQVLVLDHAKRPADKIRISGGGRCNFTNLHCSPANFLSQNPRFCVSALKRYTQQDFLGLVEKHRISWHEKTLGQLFCDNSAKDIIQMLLSELEAAGGVLQLETSISTVSKPDDRFSVATSKGRVRAKSLVIATGGPSIPKMGATGFGYDLARQFGHDVIAPRAALVPLTFSDANKNLCARLSGVSVDAEVSFKKTTFREGLLFTHRGLSGPSILQISSYWEEGTSISVNLLPGTDVFDALRAARSATPKQDLKTGLTQLLPSRLVDELSQAFQLKGRMADLSDKVLRRCSEQLNRWQLTPVGTEGYRTAEVTLGGVNTKELSSKTMESVMVPGLYFIGEVVDVTGHLGGFNFQWAWSSGHAAGQFV
- a CDS encoding non-canonical purine NTP pyrophosphatase yields the protein MHHDSPEFLRVSSPLVLASHNLNKTAAMKEALVGCPAELLSARQLNLQSPDETGNTVLENALIKARSVAQQSGHAAISDDSGFFISALDDLPGAAAVDWAGPDGDHTPALKRIGDMLSERDLTTSAARYVTVIAAALPDGTAIAEEGATHGHLVWPPRGKTDGYLSVFALSAAAKSIAELMVGHDTGTTHDLPAYAHRRPTIDRLVQRIRFS
- a CDS encoding ABC transporter substrate-binding protein, with the translated sequence MKTKLLTLAAGLMTATALATVPAKADVKIGLIGGVSGPIAAMAPAMIDAAQLAVQQVNEQGGIGNGEKLVGVVGDSACNPQGGTDAATKAVNIEGVAGIVGPHCSGAVLAAAGSVTIPAGVALVTPSGTSPEITNLEDNDSVFRTVPSDDYQGRALARTLKDKGYGKVAVAYLNNDYGTGLANAFKTEYVDALGGEITQFAAHEEGKASYRSNLAELAKGGADTLVIFDYGDGTGLTILRQALENGFFEKFVGGDGMKSDAVINELGAENLANFVSSSPVGEKSDSLDIFNEAFKGVGGDPDAIFANTSYDAAFLLALALEKTGGKKEGVGAALREVSNGEGEAIRPGEWQKAKELIAAGTAIDYKGAAGDHNFDAKGDVPGTFALFEVGADGFEVVSEMN
- a CDS encoding branched-chain amino acid ABC transporter permease is translated as MEFLGLVNYALFMAIFIAIYALLVLGLNIQWGFAGLFNAGIAGFFAVGAYTSAILTTEAADGRIGGFDLHFVIGWIGAMIAAALVAWPIGKICLRFRSDYLAIASIGIAEIIRLVIKSEPALTNGARGIPGIPRPMSDIGYMESQVAYLIIVLAVLIAAYVLVERQFNAPWGRMMRAIRDNEDAAKAMGKDVEFRRLEAFIFGAALMGLGGALFAHFNRSITPEAIDPMVATFLVWIMLILGGSGNNRGAILGAAVVWIIWSVSEIATDRLPHEYAIQAKYIRLFLIGLMLQLVLRFRPEGLLPEPLRGDQRSAKDGADH
- a CDS encoding branched-chain amino acid ABC transporter permease; amino-acid sequence: MDLFELLNFYVIPGIVLGSIYALGAVGITLIFAILRYAHLAHGDLATLGAFIALAVVTTLGVSPLAALPVAIIATAAVAVGIDKVFYDHLRERPKIVTVMASLGIALMIRAVVQVVWGVDTETYSRGIVRPENYFGLRIRDREIYTVIAMLALVGVLHMFLTQSKWGKAMRAMSDNPNLALLSGIDNRKVVILTWVIAGGLCAASGFFLGLNTELKSMMGWHMLLPMFAAAILGGVGRVEGAVLGGLIVGIAEELSVLVIPSEYKAAMAFAILLFMLLVRPTGLLKGKVL
- a CDS encoding ABC transporter ATP-binding protein encodes the protein MTALLSMDAITGGYGDANILEDVSMHVMADEIVVIVGPNGAGKSTAMKSVFGLLNIRGGKMLFDGDDITGWAPNRIVQRGICYVPQVDNIFREMSIQENLEMGGFLKKGDLSAAYDRVYALFPDLKERHKTMAGSLSGGQRQMVAMGRALMLDPKLLLLDEPTAGLSPKYMEQIFQICRDVRDTGVAILLVEQHAKQALAFADRGYVLAAGKNRHEGSGADLLADREVAEMFLGG
- a CDS encoding ABC transporter ATP-binding protein — protein: MLELDQLVMDFSGFRAVNGCSFRVEEGSITGLIGPNGAGKTTLFNLIAGALQPTSGAIRFLGEDVTPLASHELFHKGLVRTFQIPHEFHKLTALENLMMVPPSQPGESLFSNWLSWGKVKSTEALVEKRAYETLDFLELSHIAHEPAGNLSGGQKKLLELGRTMMTDAKLVLLDEPAAGVNRTLLRKLESKIELLNKDRGYTFILIEHDMEMIEKLCEPVVCMAEGKVLIEGDFQTVRSNPEVLEAYLGETTGDAA